The following coding sequences lie in one Natranaerobius trueperi genomic window:
- a CDS encoding RNA-binding S4 domain-containing protein, whose amino-acid sequence MDSKNVSIETEYITLGQLLKYTNLVSTGGEVKHLIESNRILINGNETNKRGKKIYPGDEIIINNNLSVKVDKN is encoded by the coding sequence ATGGATTCAAAAAATGTTAGTATTGAAACAGAGTATATTACTTTGGGTCAGTTATTGAAATATACAAATTTAGTATCAACTGGTGGTGAAGTTAAACACCTTATAGAAAGTAATAGGATTTTAATTAACGGAAATGAGACCAATAAAAGGGGCAAAAAAATTTATCCCGGAGATGAAATTATTATTAATAACAATTTAAGTGTGAAGGTTGATAAAAACTAA